In Silene latifolia isolate original U9 population chromosome X, ASM4854445v1, whole genome shotgun sequence, the following proteins share a genomic window:
- the LOC141618739 gene encoding uncharacterized protein LOC141618739, whose translation MADYRKNPQTQKIFIEEDEQEYQLINKQQVEEEEIIQWKPKKSKKRVQQKVCLEGYVEPSNDTVLPRTKSLTDDDLDELKGCVDLGFGFSYDEIPELCNTLPALELCYSMSQKFLDDSNQQSGVGGGGGGNGDVNGFESSSPMPTWKISSPGDHPEDVKARLKFWAQAVACTVKLCSSS comes from the exons ATGGCGGATTACAGAAAAAACCCACAAACCCAAAAAATCTTCATTGAAGAAGATGAACAAGAATACCAATTAATCAATAAACAACaagtagaagaagaggaaatAATTCAATGGAAGccaaaaaaatcaaagaaaagggTGCAACAAAAGGTGTGTTTAGAAGGATATGTAGAGCCATCAAACGACACCGTATTACCGAGAACAAAGAGTTTAACTGATGATGATTTGGATGAATTAAAGGGTTGTGTTGATTTAGGGTTTGGGTTTAGTTATGATGAGATTCCTGAATTGTGTAATACTTTACCTGCTTTAGAACTTTGTTATTCAATGTCTCAGAAGTTTCTAGATGATTCTAATCAACAgagtggtgttggtggtggtggtggtggtaatggAGATGTGAATGGGTTTGAGAGTTCTAGTCCTATGCCTACTTGGAAGATTTCTAGTCCTG GTGACCATCCAGAAGACGTCAAAGCGAGACTGAAATTTTGGGCACAGGCTGTTGCGTGTACTGTTAAACTGTGCAGCAGTAGCTAA